GCCCAAATGATGCCCCTCCCATCAAGGCGCTGGCGGTTAATTATTATATCCAAAGCAATATTTTTTAAAAGTTAAGCGTTTGATTATACTATGGCTGGCGTGACTTTGTTAACTTGGCAATGTGCGCCACTATCGTCAACATCATCAAAGGTGCTAGATTGCTCCACTAAAAGGTTGTATGTTGACTAGCGTATCGATTTCGCAATCACCTACGGATTCATCCAGTACGATAAAGCAATTAGCTTTGCTCATACTGCTTAAAATGCCGGAGCCTTGATTGGCTAAGGGTTTTACTTTCCACTGTTTATTTTCTTCAAATAACACGCCACGCTGAAATTCAGTGCGCCCTTTAGCCTTTTTAATGGGTGCGGAGCAAGGGAGCATAAACATCGGCGATGTGCTTGTGGTCCTCCCCATAAGCTGCCATAAGGCTTGTTTTACAAATTGATAAAATGTCACCATAGTAGAAACAGGGTTTCCTGGCAATCCAAAATAATGCGCATGACCTACTTTGCCATACGCCAATGGGCGGCCTGGTTTCATATTGATTTTCCAGAATAAAACTTCTCCATGCTTTGCAAGCAATGTCTTCATATAATCAGCTTCGCCGACTGAAACGCCGCCACTGGTAATGATGACATCATGATGAAGAGCTGCGTCTAATAACGTTTTTTCAAGTAAGTCTGGTATATCTGGCACTACGCCTAAATCTGTAATGCAGGTATTTAATTGGCTTAACATACCGTAAATTGTGTAGCGATTACTGTCATAAACTTGCCCTTTTTTCAGCGGCTTGCCAACACTGACTAGTTCATCACCTGTACTAAAAAAAGCCACCTTTAATTGACGGTTGACCGCAATCTGATCAATGCCTAAAGAAGCCAGCAATCCCATGTCGGCAGCTTGTATTTGATGTCCTTTGTGTAAGACCACCTCCCCAATTTTTAAATCTTCACCAGCCAAACGTACATTAGCCCCTTTTGTTGGCGCTTCTAAAACATGAATATACTCGCCCTTATTAACGGTTTTTTCTTGCATCACTACGGTATCAGCGCCTTGTGGGATCATCGCACCTGTCATAATTTTGACGCATTCTCCCGCTTTTACGTTTTGGCTAAATGGTCTGCCCGCAAATGCAGTGCCGATGATTTTAATCATTTTGATGCCGTCACTATGTTGATAAGCAAAGCCATCCATCGCGCTATTATGATGATTGGGAACATTGCTGGGGGAGATAACATCTTCTGCTAAGATATATCCTAAACTATCACGTATAGATAGCGTTTCTGTCTCCACAATTGGATTCAAAAATTGTTGAATAAAGTGACGTGCTTGTTGCACAGACATGGCATTTGGATCGTAATCATCCATGCAACTTGGATTGGTAGCGAGTTGAGTTAAGGTTGTTTTAGTCATGCTGTTTTTGCATCCATTTTAAAATAAACGTACAGATTGCTTGCGGGTCATTCAGTGGTAATTGCGGCTTTGTGCAGACTATTGGTTTATCACAAGCCACCGCAATAATATTGTCATCATTTTCAACCAATAGCGGTAAACCTAAACCAGGTCGGTGTACTTCAATTTTGGGGATATTAGCTTGTTTAAAACCTTCCACTAAGACTAAGTCAGCATACGCATTGTTTAGTTGTTCAATCATCGCTGTTAAATCCGCTTCGCCATTGTGATGAGAGGTGCCTTGCATCTCTGTCATGAGTGCCCAGCGTCTGTCTGAAGCAATGAGTGTTTGCACGGCACCCGCTTCGCGAATGTTGTAACTATCCTTACCAACATGGTCAATATCAAATTTGTGATGCGCATGTTTAATCACCGAAACACGAATCTGTTTTGCTGCTAGTAAAGGAATAAGCTGCGTAATGATGGTGGTTTTGCCTGCATTGCTGCCAGCTGCAACAATGCCTAAAATTGGTAACTTAATCATGACTTAATTTTAATGCCAAAGTTTCCAAATCTTCAACCGTATTCACGTTGACAAAAGCGTCATTGCAATCGTCGAATGAAACTTCGGTGTACGCCAAACTTTTCTGCCATAGGTTTACCTTGCGGTTACCTTGCGCAATGAATGCAGTCAGAGAGGGGAGTACGGATTGTTTCATTAAGCAAAAAACAGGGTGAGCAAATCCGCCACTTGTGGCAACTGCAATTTCAGCATTTTGCATTGTAAGACTATGCAATAGCCGGCTAGATAAGTCTTCAGGTATGAATGGAGAATCACATGGCGTGGTTAACAGATAAGCATGTTTGCAATGTTGTAGTCCAACACTAAACCCAGCTAAAGGCCCGATAAAGTGTGGTTGCTCATCTTGCAATACAGGCAAGCCAAGTAATTGATATTGGCTAATCTCGCGGTTGGCATTAATGAGTATTTGATCAACTTGTGGTTTTAGCCGATCAATAACATATTGAATAAAAGGCTGTTGTTGTAACCGAACCAAACCTTTATCAACCCCCCCCATTCTTGTTGCTCTACCACCTGAAAGAATAATAGCTGAAATGGCAGTCATGACGATAAACTTATCCGCCAGTATGTGACATGAATCTGACCACAGCAGGCGTTGCACGTTGCAAATCAAAATCATGGCCTTTAGGTTTGATTTTCATACTGTTGATAATCGCTTCCATTAATGGCGCGTCGTTATTGGGATTGTTCCTTAATAAAGGCATTAACTCTATATTGTCTTCTTGACCAAGGCATAAATAGAGTTCACCTTGGCATGTGATGCGGATACGGTTGCAGCTTTCGCAAAAGTTATGACTATGTGGCGAGATAAAACCAATTTTTGTTTGCTTATCAGCTACACGCCAATATCTAGCTGGACCACCTGTCGATTCTGTGCTTGGTAGTAGCAAGTACTTACTTTTTAGTTGATTTAGTGTGTCATTATTACTCACAAAAGTGTTTTCGCGGTCATGGTTGACATCGCCTAAGGGCATTTCTTCAATGAAGCTAATATCGATGTGTTTATCAATGGCAAATTGTACTAAATCGAAGACTTCGTCATCATTGATGCCGCGCATTAAAACGGTATTGAGTTTGATACCTTCAAACCTTTGCTCAATGGCGCTATCAATGCCTAATAATACTTTTGCTAAATCGCCGGTACGCGTAATGGCTTTAAAACGCTCCGCATGCAAGCTATCTAATGAAATGTTAATACGTTTTACGCCCGCTTGTTTTAACTGTTGTGCTTGCTTGCTTAGTTGGCTGCCGTTGGTTGTCATGACTAATGCATCTAAGCCGCTTAACTGACCAATTGTTTCAAATAGCCATAATGCGTTTTTGCGAACCAAAGGTTCTCCTCCAGTAATGCGAACTTTTGTGACACCTAACTGGACAAATACCTTAACAATACGCGCACATTCTTCTAAAGTTAATAAGTCTATGCGTGGTAAAAAGGTCATATCTTCAGCCATGCAATATTGACAGCGGAAGTCGCAACGATCTGTAATCGACAGGCGAATATAGTCGATTTTTCTGCCGAATTGATCGATAAGCTGTTGTTGGGAGTTGACCATAATGTAAATTGGCGGTGCTGATATGAGAATTAAGTCATTATTCTATGCCATTTTTGGGGTTTAACAAGTAGTGTTTTAGGTATATCATTAGAGATTATTTACAATTGTGTAACATTTTTGGGGATCAGTTTGGCTAAACAGCTTTCTAACAGTGATTTGAAAAAAATAGAATCACATATTCTTGCTTATAAAAGCATGCCTGGAGGATTAATGCCTTTGTTACATGCCGTTCAGGATGATATTGGTTATGTCCCTGAAGAGATTTATACACAAATTTCACAAGCATTGGCACTGTCTGTTGCTGAGGTGCATGGTTTTGTCACCTTTTATCATCATTTTAGAACGCACCCAGTTGGTAAGCATGTGCTGCAAGTTTGTCGTGCTGAATCTTGCCAAGCAATGGGATCTGAAAAGTTAGAAGCTGATATTAAGGCGCAATTAGGCGTGAATTATCATGAGACGACAGCCGATGGTGAGATAACATTATTGCCAGTGTATTGCTTAGGTAATTGCGCCTGTTCCCCTGCAGTTATGATGGATGACGAGGTTTATGGTCGAGTGGATGCGCAAGCAGTTGCTACTTTAGTCGGCGAGGTGAAAAATGGCTAAGATTAAAGTATTTGTTCCAAGAGATTCGAGCGCACTCTCGCTAGGCGCTCATCGCACAGCAGCTGCGATTGAAACAGAAGCAAAAAAACGTGGTATTGATATTGAGTTAATTAGAAATGGCTCGCGTGGTTTGTTCTGGATTGAGCCAATGGTCGAGGTTGAAACGGCAAAAGGTCGGATAGCTTATGCGCCCGTTAAGGCGGGTGATGTTGTCAGCTTATTTGAAGCTGATTTTATTCATGGTGGTGAGCATAGGCTTTGTCTTGGATTAACGGACCATATCCCATATTTAAAAAATCAGCAGCGCTTAACCTTCGCTCGCGTCGGTATTACTGACCCGGTTTCGCTTGACGATTATCTGGCGCATGACGGTTACAAAGGGCTTAACAACGCGCTAGCGATGACACAAGCCGATATCGTGAAAGCAGTGACAGACTCCGGTTTGCGTGGACGTGGCGGTGCAGCATTTCCTACAGGGATTAAATGGAACACCGTTTTAGGTGCGCAAGGCGAGCAAAAATATATCGTATGTAATGCAGATGAAGGTGATTCTGGCACTTATTCTGACCGCATGATTATGGAGAACGATCCATTTGTATTGATAGAAGGTATGACGATTGCAGGCCTCGCAGTGGGTGCCACGCAAGGTTATATCTATTTGCGTAGTGAATACCCACATGCGTTGCATATATTAAATGAAGCAATTGCCAAGGCTTATACTAGTCATTATTTAGGCGATGATATATGTGGTTCTGGTAAGCGCTTTCATTTAGAAGTACGTCGCGCAGCTGGTGCTTATGTATGCGGAGAAGAAACCTCATTACTAGAAAGCCTAGAAGGCAAACGTGGCTTAGTGCGCTTTAAACCACCTTTACCTGCAATAGAAGGGTTATTTGGGAAACCAACGGTTGTCAATAATGTCATCAGCTTAGCAACTGTGCCAATTATTTTGGATAAAGGTGCACAGTATTATGCTGATTATGGGATGGGACGTTCACGTGGTACATTGCCCATTCAATTAGCGGGCAATATCAAACAAGGCGGCTTGGTTGAGCTGGCATTTGGCGTTACACTCAGGGAATTGCTTTATGATTATGGTGGTGGTTCAGCCAGTGGTCGGCCAATTCGCGCTGTACAAGTAGGCGGGCCGCTGGGTGCTTATTTGCCAGAGAGTCAATTTGATACACCTGTTGATTATGAATCATTTTCTAGTATTTGGGCAGTATTGGGTCACGGCGGAATAGTGGCTTTTGATGATACTGTCAATATGGCAAAAATGGCACGCTATGCATTTGAGTTTTGTGCAGTAGAAAGTTGTGGTAAATGTACGCCTTGCCGTATCGGCGCAGTACGTGGGGTGGAAGTAATGGATAAGATAACCGCAGGCACTGAGCACTCAAAAAATATTCAAGTTTTACGAGATTTGTCCGATACTATGTTGAATGGGTCTCTATGTGCGCTAGGCGGTATGACGCCTTATCCGGTTATTAGCGCGCTAAACCATTTCGGTGAAGATTTTGGACTTAATGAAAAAGAGAGTGTCGTTTAAATACGACAAAGGATAACATCATGGATGATATTAAATATACGACAGTTAAACCGAATATCTTAAAATACGATCCTGAAAAAGATTATGGTACGCCAAAAAAAGACAGTGAAACTTTAGTCACGCTCACTATTGATGGCGTTGATGTGACTGTGCCAGAAGGCACTTCTATTATGCATGCAGCGCAATTGAGTGGAGTTACCGTGCCCAAGCTTTGTGCGACTGACTCTCTAGAGCCGTTTGGATCATGTCGGTTGTGTTTGGTTGAAATAGAAGGTCGTCGTGGTATGCCAGCTTCTTGCACCACACCCGTTGCAGAAGGTATTAAAGTCAAAACGCAAACCAAAGCATTAGCGGATACCCGTCGTGGTGTAATGGAGTTGTATATTTCAGATCATCCGTTAGATTGTTTAACTTGTGCTGCTAATGGGGATTGCGAGTTGCAAGACATGGCAGGAGCGGTTGGTTTGCGCGAAGTGCGGTATGGCTATGAAGGCGAGAATCATCTAAAAGCTGAAAAAGATGAAAGCAATCCATACTTTACTTTTGATCCGTCTAAATGCATTGTTTGCTCGCGCTGTGTTCGTGCGTGTGAAGAGACGCAAGGCACATTTGCATTAACCATACAAGGTCGTGGTTTTGAAAGTAAAGTGTCTGCAGGTAATAAAGACTTTATGGATTCAGAATGTGTTTCTTGTGGTGCATGTGTACAAGCTTGTCCAACGGCAACTTTGATGGAAAAAACGGTAATTGAAGCAGGTACTCCAGAGCATAAAGTCACTACAACTTGCGCCTATTGCGGCGTTGGCTGTAGTTTTGATGCGGAAATGAAGGGTGATGAAGTTGTGCGTATGACACCCAATAAAGAAGGCGGTGCAAACCATGGACACTCCTGTGTTAAAGGCCGTTTTGCTTGGGGATATGCTACTCATCAAGATCGTATTACTACGCCAATGATACGTAAAAGTATTCATGATGAATGGCAGCAGGTAGGTTGGGATGAGGCGATTGAATATGCGGCAAGCGAGATTCAACGCATTCAAGCGAAATATGGTAGAGATTCGGTAGGCGGCATTACTTCATCAAGATGTACCAATGAAGAAGTCTATGTCACACAAAAACTCGTTCGTGCTGTTTTTGGCAACAACAATGTTGATACTTGTGCGCGTGTTTGTCATAGCCCTACTGGATATGGTTTAAAACAAACTTTAGGCGAGTCAGCAGGTACGCAGACATTTGACTCTGTTATGCAGTCAGATGTGATTTTTGTGATTGGCTCTAATCCGACAGATGCACACCCAGTATTTGGTTCTCAAATGAAACGTCGTTTACGTGAAGGTGCAAAGCTAATTGTAGCTGATCCACGAGCAATTGATTTGGTTGAAAGTTCACCGCATATCCGTGCCAATTATCATTTGAATTTACGCCCAGGTACCAATGTGGCATTGCTATCCGCTATGTCACATGTTGTTGTGACAGAAGGTCTAGTAAAAGAAGATTTTGTTAAATCACGCTGTGAGTGGGATTCATTTGTGTTATGGCGTGATTTTGTGGCAAAGCCAGAAAATTCTCCTGAAGCACTAGAAAAAGACATAGGCGTATCGCCAGAGAAAGTGCGAGAAGCAGCTCGCCTATTTGCCACAGGTGGAAATGCGGCTATCTATTATGGTTTAGGCGTAACTGAGCATAGTCAGGGATCGACTGCAGTGATGGCTATTGCAAACTTAGCAATGGCAACGGGTAATGTTGGTCGTGAAGGCGTTGGCGTTAATCCTATGCGTGGTCAAAACAATGTGCAAGGCTCTTGTGATATGGGTTCTATGCCGCATGAGTTCCCTGGTTATCGTCATGTTAATGACAATCAAGCGCGTGCAGAGTTTGAAAGTGCTTGGGGAGTCAAGTTAAGTGTTGATCCAGGCTTGCGTATACCAAATATGCTCGATTTAGCAGCAGAGGGAAGCTTTAAGGCGCTATATTGCGTGGGTGAAGATATTGCACAGTCAGATCCAGATACTACGCATGTGACTCATGCATTGGAAAGTATGGAATGCGTCATTGTGCAAGATTTGTTTTTAAATGAAACGGCAATGTTCGCGCATGTGTTTTTCCCTGGTGCTTCATTTTTAGAGAAGAATGGCACCTTTACCAATGCAGAGCGCCGTATATCCCCAGTACGTAAAGTCATGGCAACTAAGAACGGTATGGAAGACTGGGAAATTACCGCTAAGCTATCAACAGCGCTTGGCTATCCAATGCAATACAGTCATGCGAGCGATATCATGGATGAAATTGCCGAATTAACACCAACTTTTAAAGGTGTTAGTTTCAAAAAATTAGATGAATTAGGTAGCATACAATGGCCTTGTAATGATGAGGCGCCTAGCGGTACTCCCACTATGCATGTTGATACATTTGTGCGTGGCAAAGGTAAGTTCTTCATTACTCAATATGTCCCAACGACCGAAAAAGTGAATGGTAAATATCCGTTAATTTTAACCACAGGGCGTATTTTGAGTCAGTATAACGTGGGTGCACAATCAAGGCGTACGCAAAATGTTGCATGGCACCATGAAGATATTATTGAAATACATCCGCATGATGCACAAGAACGAGCGATACAAGATGGTGACTGGGTTGGTGTGACTAGTCGATCAGGTGAGACGGTATTACGCGTTAAAATCACGGAGCGCGTACAGCCTGGCGTGGTGTATACCACCTTTCATCATCCTGAGTCTGGTGCGAATGTCATTACTACTGATAACTCAGACTGGGCGACTAATTGCCCTGAATATAAAGTCACTGCAGTCCAGGTGAAAAAAGTAAATCAAGTATCAGATTGGCAAAAAGAATATAAAACCTTCAGTGAAACCCAAATTGAATTAACAGGTATATTACCCAGTAAGCCTGCTGTCATTGAGCACTAATCAATGATGGCAAGGTTCGCAGCAGATATTGGCGCACCAACACGACCGTATGCGATACAACGCTGGAAAGCGGGTGAGCTGACGCACACAAACGATCAGTTAGCAGAAGAGGTGCCGATTGCACTGATTTATAACGGAGTGTCACATGCTGTTATGTTGGCGACACCACAAAATCTAGAGGAGTTTGCTTTAGGTTTTTCTTTAACAGAAGGTATTTTGCAAGATAAAAAAGACCTTTATAGTGTTGAAGTTGAGTTGAAGGATAATGGCATTGAATTACATTTACATATTGCCACTGAACGATTCGTTTTGCTTAAATCACGTAGGCGCAATATGGCAGGGAGAACGGGTTGTGGGCTGTGTGGTGCAGAAAGTTTAAACCAAGTTTTTCACTTGCCAGCATCTCATCATGACTCAGTGCAGACAATGTTAAGTATGCGCAGTGTGTTTAAAGCGCACGATACGATTCAGCAAAAACAAACGCTGCAGCAGCTAACGGGCGCTACCCATGCTTGCGCATGGGCAGATACTGAGGGCAATATTCAATTTATCAGAGAAGATGTCGGCAGACACAACGCTTTAGATAAACTCATAGGCGTTTTGCACCAACATCATCAGCAAGGTGGATTTATTTTAACGTCCAGCCGCGCCAGTTATGAAATGGTACAAAAAATAGCCATGGTTGGTTTTGATGTATTGGCTGCTATATCCGCACCCACTGGTTTGGCAGTTCGGATAGCAGAAGAGTATGGCATTACATTATTGGGTTTTGTACGAGAACAGCAATACGTGGCATATAGTCATGCCCATAGAATAATAGAATAGGTACTGTATGGAAACGGAAAAATTAATCGCAATGGCCAATCAAATTGGCGACTTTTTCGAGGCTTACCCAAGTGAAGCAGAAGCTATGGCAGGAATAGCCAATCACTTACATAGTTTTTGGAACTCTGTCATGATCCAATCCATTGTTAAGCACGTTCAACAGCATCAAGGAAAAGGGTTGCATCCAAGAGTAATTGACGCTATCAAATTGCATTTAGCTTAAATCTTTTAATGGATATTGTTTCCGGTAACTCACTGATTGTTCTTTTAATTTTTTTTGCTGCTTTATTGTATGCATCAGTTGGACATGGCGGAGCATCTGGTTATTTGGCAGTGATGGCATTGCTTACTGTTGCACCAGAAACCATGCGACCCGCGGCATTAATCTTAAATGTGTTGGTGAGTAGTATAGCGCTTTACAAATTTTATCGTGTTAAAGCATTTTCATGGCAGTTGCTATTGCCTATTACTGTAGGCTCGGTGCCTTTTGCCTTTGTAGGCGGTCTGATTTCATTACCATCTCACCTCTATAAGCCGATTGTTGGGCTGGTATTAATATTGGCTGCATGGCAGATATTTGTAAGAGCCAAGCGCGATTCAACACAGATACATCAAAGACCCTCTAAAATTGCTTTGGTTGGCATGGGAGCTGGCTTGGGGTTGTTATCTGGCTTAACTGGTGTTGGTGGAGGCATTTTCTTAAGTCCAATCTTAATTTTGATGAACTGGGCTGAAACTAAAATGATTTCTGGTATAGCAGCTGCATTTATTTTAGTTAATTCTTTATCAGGTCTCGCAGGCGTGATTACAAAGGGGTTTACACTACCAGAAGGATTGCTATTCTGGGCTTTGGCAGCGGTAATCGGAGGCGCAATTGGTGCTGAATATGGCAGTCGTCGTTTAGCAAATCCAATAATCCGGCGGCTACTTGCTTTGGTGCTCCTCGTTGCGGGTAGCAAAATGATCTTAACTGCTTAATGTATTTGTTGGAATAATCTGAAGCTTTCTTTACCTTCACTCGCACGCTTGCCATGCCAAATCTGTACCCACTTATCGCCAAGACTCACTACTTTTGGATATTTTTCATCTTGAATAAGATATAAATCACAGTTTTTGCTTGCTTCTGTAAAAGATGAATAGGGTTTAATGTTGGCATAGTAATGGAGTAGTTCGCGTTGAGAATCACCTAGGTTTTCAGTTGACAGACAGGAGTATTGTGGCGGTAAGCTATTTTTTAAGCTACCAAAAACATCGCGATAGCTTCGAGCAGAATCAATCATGGGTAGCCATAATGACATCAATAAGGTCCAAACAAATGTCATGCCAATTGCCCAGTTGGTTGCTGCGGCACGGTTAGAGTGTTGCGAGCGTAATGTTGCAAACAGCCAAATGATAGTCATTGCTGAAGCGACTGAGAAAGCAAGCATATTAAAGTTGAGTTGTGGTAATCCAGATAAAAAGATAAGGCGCTCTTTTAGTTTAGCAGGATTTCCTGACATCATCGCGCCCCAACCAAGCCAGATTAAAAAACCCATGAATCCAAATAGAATTAAACCAAACCAATTTAATGCCCCAGCTGCCCCGCGTTTTAATGTTTCTATGCTACCTGCTGCTAATGCAGTTAAGGGGATAAGAAAAGGCATGGCATAAAGATCCCTACTTTCGCCGAGGAAGCCAGTAGTCAAAAAAGCGCTAATAAAAAAAATAATACATAGTTGAAATTTGGCCTGATGCAATAATCGCGTGCGATATCGCCATAATCCCCATGCCGCTAAAGGCAGGGATGGCCAGGCATACCAAAGTAATATATTGAGAAAGTAGAGGTGTGAGGATGCATTAAAGCTCACTAAAGATGACAGCCACCAATGATTAAACGATGATTGTGCAACATGCCAGAATAATAATAACCAAGCCCCTATTATGGGCGTAGCAACTAAAATAGCAATGCTGACTACTTTAGCAAAACTATTTGTACGCCAATGATTAAAGAAAAGAGGTAATAATATACAGGTTAGTAAGACCATGGTAACTGAAAGTAGCCCCGTAGATAAAAAGCCAACACACATGCCTAGCCCTAATAATAGACTTGCTCGATATGGGCGTCTTCTTGATAAGGCAAGTGCATAAAAGCAAGCTGCAACACCAGTTAAAGCGGCAACTTCTGGTGTTATAGTGTGTGCGCTGATAATTAAACCAATTGAGCTAATGAAAATAAATGTGGTTTGACGTCCAAATCCCTTTCCCCATAATTCTCTACCTGTCATGCCAATCACTACCAAGGTAAGTAGCATCCATATTCCAGTAGCTAATCGCGCACCATCATGCAGCGGTAGTACATTACTTAATATGTTGGCTGATAGCGCTGCGCTTAAGTAATACAGTGGTGGATTGGATAATTGACTGCTGCTGGCAGATGTTGGTGCAAGTAACATGCCATTATCTAATAGGTTTTTAATAGTACTAATGGCATTAGATTCTAGTGGCTTCCATGGCTCATGACCAATAAGTCCCATCAGTAACCAAACCGCACACAGCAAAATGAGTAAACGAATTTTGGCACGCTCTCCTACCCTTGTGGGTGGAGTGGACATATTGCCTTGCCAGTCATGCTCAAGATTAAAACGCA
This region of Methylophilaceae bacterium genomic DNA includes:
- the moaA gene encoding GTP 3',8-cyclase MoaA, which codes for MVNSQQQLIDQFGRKIDYIRLSITDRCDFRCQYCMAEDMTFLPRIDLLTLEECARIVKVFVQLGVTKVRITGGEPLVRKNALWLFETIGQLSGLDALVMTTNGSQLSKQAQQLKQAGVKRINISLDSLHAERFKAITRTGDLAKVLLGIDSAIEQRFEGIKLNTVLMRGINDDEVFDLVQFAIDKHIDISFIEEMPLGDVNHDRENTFVSNNDTLNQLKSKYLLLPSTESTGGPARYWRVADKQTKIGFISPHSHNFCESCNRIRITCQGELYLCLGQEDNIELMPLLRNNPNNDAPLMEAIINSMKIKPKGHDFDLQRATPAVVRFMSHTGG
- a CDS encoding formate dehydrogenase subunit gamma: MAKQLSNSDLKKIESHILAYKSMPGGLMPLLHAVQDDIGYVPEEIYTQISQALALSVAEVHGFVTFYHHFRTHPVGKHVLQVCRAESCQAMGSEKLEADIKAQLGVNYHETTADGEITLLPVYCLGNCACSPAVMMDDEVYGRVDAQAVATLVGEVKNG
- the fdhD gene encoding formate dehydrogenase accessory sulfurtransferase FdhD produces the protein MMARFAADIGAPTRPYAIQRWKAGELTHTNDQLAEEVPIALIYNGVSHAVMLATPQNLEEFALGFSLTEGILQDKKDLYSVEVELKDNGIELHLHIATERFVLLKSRRRNMAGRTGCGLCGAESLNQVFHLPASHHDSVQTMLSMRSVFKAHDTIQQKQTLQQLTGATHACAWADTEGNIQFIREDVGRHNALDKLIGVLHQHHQQGGFILTSSRASYEMVQKIAMVGFDVLAAISAPTGLAVRIAEEYGITLLGFVREQQYVAYSHAHRIIE
- a CDS encoding molybdopterin molybdotransferase MoeA, with translation MTKTTLTQLATNPSCMDDYDPNAMSVQQARHFIQQFLNPIVETETLSIRDSLGYILAEDVISPSNVPNHHNSAMDGFAYQHSDGIKMIKIIGTAFAGRPFSQNVKAGECVKIMTGAMIPQGADTVVMQEKTVNKGEYIHVLEAPTKGANVRLAGEDLKIGEVVLHKGHQIQAADMGLLASLGIDQIAVNRQLKVAFFSTGDELVSVGKPLKKGQVYDSNRYTIYGMLSQLNTCITDLGVVPDIPDLLEKTLLDAALHHDVIITSGGVSVGEADYMKTLLAKHGEVLFWKINMKPGRPLAYGKVGHAHYFGLPGNPVSTMVTFYQFVKQALWQLMGRTTSTSPMFMLPCSAPIKKAKGRTEFQRGVLFEENKQWKVKPLANQGSGILSSMSKANCFIVLDESVGDCEIDTLVNIQPFSGAI
- the fdhF gene encoding formate dehydrogenase subunit alpha — encoded protein: MDDIKYTTVKPNILKYDPEKDYGTPKKDSETLVTLTIDGVDVTVPEGTSIMHAAQLSGVTVPKLCATDSLEPFGSCRLCLVEIEGRRGMPASCTTPVAEGIKVKTQTKALADTRRGVMELYISDHPLDCLTCAANGDCELQDMAGAVGLREVRYGYEGENHLKAEKDESNPYFTFDPSKCIVCSRCVRACEETQGTFALTIQGRGFESKVSAGNKDFMDSECVSCGACVQACPTATLMEKTVIEAGTPEHKVTTTCAYCGVGCSFDAEMKGDEVVRMTPNKEGGANHGHSCVKGRFAWGYATHQDRITTPMIRKSIHDEWQQVGWDEAIEYAASEIQRIQAKYGRDSVGGITSSRCTNEEVYVTQKLVRAVFGNNNVDTCARVCHSPTGYGLKQTLGESAGTQTFDSVMQSDVIFVIGSNPTDAHPVFGSQMKRRLREGAKLIVADPRAIDLVESSPHIRANYHLNLRPGTNVALLSAMSHVVVTEGLVKEDFVKSRCEWDSFVLWRDFVAKPENSPEALEKDIGVSPEKVREAARLFATGGNAAIYYGLGVTEHSQGSTAVMAIANLAMATGNVGREGVGVNPMRGQNNVQGSCDMGSMPHEFPGYRHVNDNQARAEFESAWGVKLSVDPGLRIPNMLDLAAEGSFKALYCVGEDIAQSDPDTTHVTHALESMECVIVQDLFLNETAMFAHVFFPGASFLEKNGTFTNAERRISPVRKVMATKNGMEDWEITAKLSTALGYPMQYSHASDIMDEIAELTPTFKGVSFKKLDELGSIQWPCNDEAPSGTPTMHVDTFVRGKGKFFITQYVPTTEKVNGKYPLILTTGRILSQYNVGAQSRRTQNVAWHHEDIIEIHPHDAQERAIQDGDWVGVTSRSGETVLRVKITERVQPGVVYTTFHHPESGANVITTDNSDWATNCPEYKVTAVQVKKVNQVSDWQKEYKTFSETQIELTGILPSKPAVIEH
- a CDS encoding NADH-quinone oxidoreductase subunit NuoF, producing MAKIKVFVPRDSSALSLGAHRTAAAIETEAKKRGIDIELIRNGSRGLFWIEPMVEVETAKGRIAYAPVKAGDVVSLFEADFIHGGEHRLCLGLTDHIPYLKNQQRLTFARVGITDPVSLDDYLAHDGYKGLNNALAMTQADIVKAVTDSGLRGRGGAAFPTGIKWNTVLGAQGEQKYIVCNADEGDSGTYSDRMIMENDPFVLIEGMTIAGLAVGATQGYIYLRSEYPHALHILNEAIAKAYTSHYLGDDICGSGKRFHLEVRRAAGAYVCGEETSLLESLEGKRGLVRFKPPLPAIEGLFGKPTVVNNVISLATVPIILDKGAQYYADYGMGRSRGTLPIQLAGNIKQGGLVELAFGVTLRELLYDYGGGSASGRPIRAVQVGGPLGAYLPESQFDTPVDYESFSSIWAVLGHGGIVAFDDTVNMAKMARYAFEFCAVESCGKCTPCRIGAVRGVEVMDKITAGTEHSKNIQVLRDLSDTMLNGSLCALGGMTPYPVISALNHFGEDFGLNEKESVV
- the mobB gene encoding molybdopterin-guanine dinucleotide biosynthesis protein B, which gives rise to MIKLPILGIVAAGSNAGKTTIITQLIPLLAAKQIRVSVIKHAHHKFDIDHVGKDSYNIREAGAVQTLIASDRRWALMTEMQGTSHHNGEADLTAMIEQLNNAYADLVLVEGFKQANIPKIEVHRPGLGLPLLVENDDNIIAVACDKPIVCTKPQLPLNDPQAICTFILKWMQKQHD
- a CDS encoding formate dehydrogenase subunit delta encodes the protein METEKLIAMANQIGDFFEAYPSEAEAMAGIANHLHSFWNSVMIQSIVKHVQQHQGKGLHPRVIDAIKLHLA
- the mobA gene encoding molybdenum cofactor guanylyltransferase yields the protein MTAISAIILSGGRATRMGGVDKGLVRLQQQPFIQYVIDRLKPQVDQILINANREISQYQLLGLPVLQDEQPHFIGPLAGFSVGLQHCKHAYLLTTPCDSPFIPEDLSSRLLHSLTMQNAEIAVATSGGFAHPVFCLMKQSVLPSLTAFIAQGNRKVNLWQKSLAYTEVSFDDCNDAFVNVNTVEDLETLALKLSHD